One Nostoc sp. UHCC 0302 DNA window includes the following coding sequences:
- a CDS encoding radical SAM protein has product MTSSAFTSERLLFTPTTPNNDAIPIIFAFPNEYSVGITSLGYQVVWATLAMRDDVQVSRLFTDIHEQLPRKTEILGFSISWELDYVNILNLLESLEIPIRATSRNDAHPIIFGGGPVLTANPEPYADFFDVILLGDGENLLGDFIEAYKQVRHASRETQLKALAQVPGIYIPSLYEVEYQTIDGAVKSIKPVSAEVPAVVQKQTYRGNTLSASTVVTEKAAWENIYMVEVVRSCPEMCRFCLASYLTLPFRTASLENSLIPAIEKGLQVTNRLGLLGASVTQHPEFEALLDYISQPKYDDVRLSIASVRTNTVTVQLAKTLAQRDTRSLTIAVESGSEKVRQIINKKLHNDEIIQAAVNAKAGGLKSLKLYGMAGIPGEEPEDLEQTVAMMRSIKKAAPGLRLTYGCSTFVPKAHTPFQWMGVNRQAEKRLQLLQKQLKPQGIEFRPESYNWSIIQALLSRGDRRLSQLLELTRNFGDSLGSYKRAFKQLKGQIPDLDFYVHADWSTEQVLPWSHLQGPLPQSTLLKHLADAKSHFNSSPKELQPLLGTRD; this is encoded by the coding sequence AATGAATATAGCGTAGGTATTACCAGCCTTGGCTATCAGGTAGTTTGGGCAACTTTAGCAATGCGCGATGATGTGCAGGTAAGTCGCTTATTTACTGATATTCACGAACAACTTCCCAGAAAAACAGAAATACTTGGATTCTCTATTTCTTGGGAACTCGATTATGTGAATATTTTAAATTTACTGGAATCTTTAGAAATTCCTATTCGGGCAACTTCGCGCAATGATGCTCATCCGATAATATTTGGTGGCGGCCCCGTCCTCACAGCTAACCCCGAACCTTATGCAGACTTTTTTGATGTAATTTTATTGGGGGATGGCGAAAACTTATTGGGGGATTTTATTGAAGCCTATAAACAAGTTAGACACGCCTCCAGAGAAACTCAACTTAAAGCACTTGCACAAGTACCAGGAATTTATATTCCTAGTTTGTATGAGGTAGAGTATCAAACTATCGATGGTGCAGTTAAGTCAATTAAACCAGTTTCCGCCGAAGTCCCCGCAGTGGTGCAAAAGCAGACTTATCGGGGAAATACTCTCTCAGCATCAACTGTCGTTACAGAAAAGGCAGCATGGGAAAATATTTATATGGTGGAAGTGGTGAGAAGCTGTCCAGAAATGTGCCGCTTCTGTTTGGCAAGTTATCTCACATTGCCTTTTAGAACAGCAAGTTTGGAAAATTCATTAATTCCCGCAATTGAAAAAGGTCTACAAGTTACAAATCGGCTGGGATTATTAGGCGCGTCTGTTACCCAGCATCCAGAATTTGAGGCATTATTAGATTATATTAGTCAACCAAAGTATGATGATGTGCGTCTGAGCATTGCTTCCGTGCGAACTAATACAGTAACAGTACAACTGGCAAAAACTTTAGCGCAACGAGACACGCGATCGCTTACCATTGCTGTAGAAAGCGGTTCCGAAAAAGTCCGCCAAATCATCAACAAAAAGCTGCATAACGATGAAATCATTCAAGCAGCAGTTAATGCCAAAGCTGGCGGATTAAAAAGCCTGAAACTCTACGGAATGGCCGGAATTCCTGGTGAGGAACCAGAAGATTTAGAGCAAACAGTAGCGATGATGCGTAGTATTAAAAAAGCTGCCCCAGGTTTGCGCCTAACATACGGATGCAGTACCTTTGTTCCCAAAGCACACACACCATTTCAATGGATGGGAGTGAATCGTCAAGCGGAGAAGCGGTTGCAGTTATTACAAAAACAGCTAAAGCCGCAGGGAATAGAATTTCGCCCAGAAAGCTATAATTGGTCAATCATACAGGCTTTATTGTCGAGAGGCGATCGTCGGCTTTCCCAACTTCTCGAACTCACCCGCAACTTTGGCGATTCTTTAGGTAGCTACAAACGTGCTTTCAAACAGCTTAAAGGACAAATTCCTGACTTAGATTTCTACGTCCATGCTGATTGGTCAACAGAGCAAGTATTACCTTGGAGCCACTTGCAAGGGCCTTTACCACAGTCTACACTACTAAAGCATTTAGCTGATGCCAAGAGTCATTTCAACTCATCGCCAAAAGAACTACAGCCATTACTGGGGACTAGGGACTAG
- a CDS encoding CPXCG motif-containing cysteine-rich protein produces the protein MQTTAEYYCAFCGEPNLTFIDLSAGGQQSYIEDCQVCCNPNILYVRVDEDTLDIEIDSEYEG, from the coding sequence ATGCAAACAACTGCTGAGTATTACTGCGCCTTTTGTGGCGAACCGAACTTAACCTTTATTGATTTGAGTGCTGGAGGCCAGCAATCTTATATAGAAGATTGTCAGGTTTGCTGTAACCCCAATATATTGTATGTGCGGGTTGATGAAGACACCTTAGATATCGAAATTGATAGCGAATACGAAGGCTAA
- a CDS encoding SRPBCC family protein, producing the protein MQHFKYSSVINAPVEVVWNFHERPDILQLLTPPWQPVQVLRREGGLDVGAITEFRLFLGPLPLTWLARHTEYEKYRLFTDEQISGPFESWIHRHEFEPQNGQTRLTDAISFSLPGGEITEFISGWLVQVQLEAMFRYRHHVTKRECESR; encoded by the coding sequence ATGCAGCACTTTAAATATTCCTCAGTAATTAATGCACCAGTAGAAGTAGTTTGGAATTTTCATGAAAGACCAGATATCCTACAACTACTTACTCCACCTTGGCAACCAGTCCAAGTACTTCGCCGTGAGGGGGGACTAGACGTAGGTGCAATCACAGAATTTCGGCTTTTTTTGGGGCCATTACCGTTAACTTGGTTAGCGCGTCACACTGAATACGAAAAATATCGTTTGTTTACTGACGAACAGATATCTGGCCCTTTTGAGTCTTGGATACATCGACACGAATTTGAACCACAAAATGGCCAAACAAGGTTAACTGATGCTATTTCCTTCTCTTTGCCAGGTGGAGAAATAACTGAATTTATCAGCGGTTGGTTAGTACAAGTGCAGCTAGAAGCAATGTTTCGCTACCGTCACCATGTAACCAAACGAGAATGCGAATCACGATAA
- a CDS encoding SDR family oxidoreductase codes for MAPTVLITGASQGIGKATAILFAKNGYDLVLTARQGERLEAVAQDIQSLGCTAPLTVTCDVTESSQVETLVQKALEHYGYIDVLINNAGIFASGPVEEFSLNDWHQILDTNLWGYIHTIHALLPHFLQRRSGTIVNLSSIGGKVPTAYLVPYCTSKFGVTGLTEALQAELQPKGIHVCGIYPNLIKSSLMERAVFRGKDEQDVQNRREQLNNVVKNPIVEKPEDVAKAIWDAVKNNKSEVMVGYANVSQALYRLFPGLTKWVSRQGLKNKDN; via the coding sequence ATGGCTCCTACCGTACTGATTACTGGTGCTTCTCAAGGTATTGGCAAAGCAACAGCTATTTTATTTGCCAAAAACGGATATGACCTTGTACTTACAGCTCGTCAGGGTGAACGCTTGGAGGCTGTAGCACAGGATATACAAAGTCTTGGCTGTACCGCGCCATTAACTGTTACTTGCGATGTTACAGAATCATCCCAAGTAGAGACACTAGTGCAAAAAGCGTTGGAGCATTATGGTTATATTGATGTGCTGATCAATAATGCAGGCATCTTTGCATCAGGGCCAGTAGAGGAGTTTTCCCTCAACGATTGGCATCAGATTTTAGACACTAATTTATGGGGATATATTCACACAATTCATGCGCTTCTACCTCATTTTCTCCAACGAAGAAGTGGAACTATTGTGAATTTAAGTTCCATAGGAGGCAAAGTTCCTACTGCTTATTTAGTTCCTTACTGTACTAGTAAATTTGGCGTAACGGGGTTAACGGAAGCATTGCAAGCAGAATTACAACCAAAAGGTATTCATGTTTGTGGAATTTATCCGAATTTAATTAAGAGTAGTTTAATGGAACGCGCAGTTTTTCGAGGTAAGGATGAGCAAGATGTCCAAAACCGTCGCGAACAACTCAATAATGTAGTGAAAAATCCTATTGTGGAAAAGCCGGAAGATGTGGCAAAAGCTATCTGGGATGCAGTCAAAAATAATAAGTCGGAGGTAATGGTTGGTTATGCCAATGTATCACAAGCTTTGTATCGCTTGTTTCCTGGTTTGACGAAGTGGGTTTCGCGACAAGGTTTGAAGAATAAGGATAATTAA
- a CDS encoding high light inducible protein: protein MALYPSDKTETAYNGKDRNAATPGLTPQTELWNGRLAMIGFIAYLLWDLNGYSVVRDVFHF, encoded by the coding sequence ATGGCACTTTATCCTAGTGATAAAACTGAAACTGCATACAATGGCAAAGACCGCAATGCTGCTACACCTGGGTTGACTCCCCAGACCGAACTTTGGAACGGTCGCTTGGCAATGATTGGTTTTATTGCTTATCTACTTTGGGATCTCAACGGCTACAGCGTAGTACGGGATGTATTCCACTTCTAA
- the crtW gene encoding beta-carotene ketolase CrtW: MIQLEQAPIHQKKPTLVVKNKYQFKGLFIGIVIISVWAVSLGFLLTLDISKFKLWMLVTIILGQTFLYTGLFITAHDAMHGVVFPQNPKINHFIGALSLSLYGLLPYQTLLKKHWLHHHNPASEVDPDFHNGKHKNFFAWYFHFMKGYWSWRQVIAVTIIYNVAKFLLHIPGNNLNLFWVVPSLLSSLQLFYFGTFLPHSEPAGGYIQPHNARTIKRQIWWSFITCYHFGYHEEHHEYPHIPWWQLPEVYARFS, translated from the coding sequence ATGATTCAGTTAGAGCAAGCACCGATTCATCAAAAAAAACCAACTTTAGTAGTAAAAAACAAATATCAGTTTAAGGGACTTTTCATTGGTATTGTAATTATTAGCGTATGGGCTGTTAGCCTCGGTTTTTTACTTACCCTTGACATCTCCAAGTTCAAGCTTTGGATGTTAGTGACTATCATACTTGGACAAACATTTTTGTATACCGGATTATTTATTACAGCTCATGATGCAATGCATGGGGTAGTTTTTCCTCAAAACCCCAAAATTAACCATTTTATTGGAGCATTGAGCTTATCTCTTTATGGTCTTTTACCATATCAAACCTTACTGAAAAAACATTGGTTACATCACCATAATCCAGCTAGTGAAGTAGATCCAGATTTTCACAATGGTAAACACAAAAATTTCTTTGCTTGGTATTTTCATTTTATGAAGGGTTATTGGAGTTGGAGACAAGTTATAGCTGTGACAATTATCTATAACGTTGCTAAGTTTCTCCTGCATATACCCGGTAATAATCTAAATTTATTTTGGGTAGTTCCTTCACTTTTAAGCTCATTACAATTATTTTATTTTGGAACTTTTCTACCTCATAGTGAGCCAGCAGGGGGTTATATTCAACCTCATAATGCCCGAACTATCAAGCGTCAAATTTGGTGGTCATTTATTACTTGCTATCATTTTGGCTACCATGAAGAACATCATGAGTATCCCCATATTCCTTGGTGGCAACTACCAGAAGTTTATGCAAGGTTCAGTTAA
- a CDS encoding DUF2834 domain-containing protein translates to MARKIAFWVLWLGFIVYAFVLAPPQQPNTFELIKNLSIAQWQGINPLVVSLFNLMGIWPLIYSAVLFIDGRGQKIPAWLFATGSFGVGAFALLPYLALREPNKKFVGKKNTFLKLLDSRVTGFVLTIATVILVAYGLRGGDWGNFVQQWQTDRFIHVMSIDFCLLCLLFPALLTDDMARRGWKNPQLFWLIAFIPLFGPLIYLSVRPPLPEVGTEARLNQQPATN, encoded by the coding sequence ATGGCGAGAAAAATTGCCTTTTGGGTGCTATGGCTGGGATTTATTGTCTATGCTTTTGTTTTGGCTCCTCCCCAGCAACCTAATACATTCGAGTTAATTAAAAACCTTTCTATTGCTCAGTGGCAAGGTATTAACCCTCTTGTTGTATCATTGTTCAACCTGATGGGCATTTGGCCTTTAATATACAGTGCAGTGCTTTTCATTGATGGTAGAGGGCAAAAAATACCTGCTTGGTTATTTGCCACTGGCTCCTTTGGTGTCGGGGCGTTTGCTCTATTACCTTACTTAGCTTTAAGGGAACCAAATAAAAAGTTTGTTGGTAAAAAGAATACTTTTCTGAAGCTATTAGATTCTCGTGTAACTGGTTTTGTGCTAACAATAGCGACGGTTATTCTAGTTGCTTATGGTTTACGGGGAGGAGATTGGGGTAACTTTGTGCAGCAGTGGCAAACTGACCGCTTCATCCATGTAATGAGCATAGATTTTTGCTTACTTTGCCTATTATTTCCGGCATTACTAACAGATGATATGGCGCGTCGCGGTTGGAAAAATCCGCAGCTTTTCTGGTTAATAGCATTTATACCACTCTTCGGCCCATTGATTTATTTGAGTGTGCGTCCACCTTTACCAGAAGTAGGAACAGAGGCAAGACTCAATCAGCAACCAGCAACAAATTGA
- the hrcA gene encoding heat-inducible transcriptional repressor HrcA produces MEVQLTNRQQHILWATVRHYIATAEPVGSKALVEEYDLGVSSATIRNIMGVLEKSGLLYQPHTSAGRIPSDSGYRIYVDQLITPSLRSRSVPQGSGTETLGRQVEEALQKRLQWEDWSLETLLQGAAQILATLSGCISLITMPQTTTALLRHLQLVQIEAGKIMLIVVTDAYETHSRLMELPAVPEEIQRDAEVIDRELQIVSNFLNSHLRGRSLLELADLDWSELAQEFQRYGEFLKNSVAELTRRTVTPTATQIMVRGVAEVLRQPEFSQLQQVQTIIHLLEEEQDQLWRLIFEEPEPEDVGKPRVTVRIGAENPLEPIRTCTLISSTYRRGSVPVGSVGVLGPTRLDYESAIAVVTAAADYLSEAFSYFNP; encoded by the coding sequence ATGGAAGTCCAGTTGACAAATCGACAACAGCATATACTTTGGGCAACGGTACGTCACTATATTGCTACCGCAGAGCCTGTTGGTTCTAAAGCTTTGGTCGAGGAGTACGACCTGGGAGTTAGCTCAGCGACGATTCGCAATATCATGGGCGTTTTAGAAAAGTCTGGGTTACTTTACCAACCCCATACCTCTGCTGGACGCATACCCTCTGACTCTGGGTATCGCATCTATGTAGATCAGTTAATTACACCTTCTCTGCGATCGCGCAGCGTCCCGCAGGGAAGCGGTACAGAAACTTTAGGGCGACAGGTAGAGGAGGCACTACAAAAGCGCCTTCAATGGGAAGATTGGAGTTTAGAAACACTTCTGCAAGGAGCTGCACAAATTTTAGCTACCTTAAGTGGGTGTATTAGCTTGATTACCATGCCACAAACCACTACAGCGCTGTTGCGACATCTGCAATTAGTGCAAATTGAAGCGGGTAAAATCATGCTAATTGTGGTAACAGATGCTTATGAGACACATTCCAGATTGATGGAATTGCCGGCAGTACCGGAAGAAATACAACGCGATGCAGAGGTTATTGATCGCGAGTTGCAGATTGTTTCTAACTTTTTGAATAGCCACTTACGAGGGCGAAGCCTGTTGGAATTAGCCGACCTCGATTGGAGTGAATTAGCTCAGGAGTTCCAACGGTATGGGGAATTTTTGAAAAATTCAGTTGCAGAATTGACTCGTCGCACTGTTACACCTACTGCCACACAAATTATGGTTCGGGGTGTAGCCGAAGTTCTGCGCCAACCAGAATTTTCACAACTACAGCAAGTGCAAACAATTATCCACCTGCTGGAAGAAGAACAAGACCAACTGTGGCGATTAATATTTGAAGAGCCAGAGCCGGAGGATGTGGGTAAACCACGGGTAACGGTTCGCATTGGTGCAGAAAACCCACTAGAGCCGATACGCACTTGTACATTGATTTCTTCCACTTATCGCCGAGGTTCAGTACCAGTAGGAAGTGTGGGAGTTTTAGGCCCAACGCGCCTAGATTACGAAAGTGCGATCGCTGTTGTGACAGCTGCTGCGGATTACCTATCAGAAGCTTTCAGTTATTTCAATCCTTAA
- a CDS encoding rhodanese-like domain-containing protein, translated as MTDKSFGQAITQISVEELAQRLSSNEPSIQLVDVREPQEVAIANIEGFVNLPLSQFAEWGDQVPTRLDPQAETLVLCHHGVRSAQMCQWLVAQGFTNVKNIAGGIDAYSQLIDASIPQY; from the coding sequence ATGACTGACAAATCTTTTGGTCAAGCTATTACCCAAATTAGTGTAGAAGAACTCGCACAACGTCTCTCTTCTAATGAGCCAAGTATTCAACTAGTGGATGTGCGCGAACCACAAGAAGTAGCGATCGCCAATATTGAGGGTTTTGTCAATCTACCCCTAAGTCAATTTGCCGAATGGGGTGATCAAGTACCTACACGCCTTGATCCCCAAGCTGAAACCCTTGTGCTGTGTCACCACGGCGTCCGCTCTGCTCAGATGTGTCAGTGGTTAGTTGCTCAAGGATTTACAAATGTTAAAAATATTGCTGGCGGTATTGATGCTTATTCCCAATTAATTGACGCTTCAATTCCTCAATATTAG
- a CDS encoding DUF3352 domain-containing protein produces the protein MNRQRSFFGFLVAGAIALLVVVIAGFYWFFAKSPASLIASTSQPGAAIFVSKLAPVMTSLLVNPDRLQALEREGELSKLKTSFLSKSGIDYQQDIKPWLGSEITLAITTLDIDRDPANGQQPGYLMALATEKPEKSREFVELLFSKRALAGANLAVEQYKGIKLIYDNSQSEQDSLAGAVVGEDFVLFANDPKVLRDAINNVQAPELNLNSFPEYQKASKQLPKGSLAVAFLNLPIVAKWQGLELPEQTYNSQIISLALNPKGLLAETAFLTSSEIIPASPALSKPVGALQYIPATAGLAISGSNLSNLGNSDLAKLWKQLTATIYGSEEGAISRLAKPLVDIQKRWGINLPDDIFSWVQGEYAIALLPEKEQTNPHWIFVAEKSDSVEQGVSRLDAIASSNGLSISPITLNKQKISAWTELVTATKQPNAKERPSLSIEAKVQGVHTSLGNYEIFTSDLETMDEILTAKDNSLIDNPNFKDSIAAIPQPNQGYIYLDWTKSQNLLERQLPALKLLEVFGRPFFENLRSLTASSYSIDTGLLKGGVFFQLHDS, from the coding sequence GTGAACAGGCAACGCTCATTCTTTGGTTTCTTAGTGGCCGGTGCGATCGCGCTACTAGTGGTTGTTATCGCTGGCTTTTACTGGTTTTTCGCCAAAAGTCCAGCTAGCCTCATTGCCTCGACTTCTCAACCAGGTGCTGCCATATTCGTGTCGAAACTTGCCCCTGTGATGACTTCCTTACTGGTAAATCCTGATCGATTACAGGCTTTGGAGCGTGAAGGGGAACTGTCTAAGCTCAAAACTAGTTTCTTATCTAAGAGTGGTATAGATTATCAACAAGATATTAAACCCTGGCTAGGAAGCGAAATTACACTAGCCATAACTACTTTAGATATTGATCGTGACCCCGCAAACGGACAGCAGCCAGGGTATCTCATGGCACTCGCTACTGAAAAACCAGAGAAAAGTCGCGAGTTTGTCGAGTTGTTATTTTCCAAACGCGCATTAGCTGGGGCAAACTTAGCTGTTGAGCAGTATAAAGGCATCAAACTGATTTATGACAATTCTCAGTCAGAGCAAGACTCGCTTGCAGGTGCAGTTGTCGGCGAAGACTTTGTATTATTCGCCAACGACCCCAAAGTGCTACGAGATGCCATCAATAACGTCCAAGCTCCTGAACTAAATTTGAATAGCTTCCCCGAATACCAAAAAGCTAGCAAACAACTACCCAAAGGTAGTTTAGCTGTAGCTTTCTTGAATCTTCCTATCGTCGCTAAATGGCAAGGGTTAGAACTGCCAGAGCAAACTTATAACAGCCAAATTATTTCCTTAGCATTAAATCCTAAAGGGTTGCTTGCAGAAACTGCCTTTCTAACTTCATCAGAAATAATTCCTGCATCCCCAGCATTGTCTAAACCTGTAGGGGCATTGCAGTATATTCCAGCAACAGCAGGTTTGGCAATTTCCGGCTCGAATTTGAGCAATTTGGGTAACAGCGATTTAGCCAAACTCTGGAAACAACTTACAGCGACTATATATGGTTCAGAAGAAGGTGCAATTTCTCGATTAGCAAAACCCTTGGTGGATATTCAAAAACGCTGGGGCATCAACTTGCCCGATGATATCTTCAGTTGGGTGCAAGGAGAATATGCGATCGCATTATTACCTGAGAAAGAGCAAACAAATCCTCACTGGATTTTTGTTGCGGAAAAATCCGATAGTGTAGAACAGGGCGTTTCTCGTTTGGATGCGATCGCTTCATCAAACGGACTCAGTATTAGTCCTATTACCCTCAACAAGCAAAAAATCTCTGCTTGGACAGAGTTAGTCACTGCTACTAAACAACCCAATGCCAAAGAGCGACCATCGCTTAGTATTGAGGCAAAAGTTCAGGGAGTGCATACATCTCTAGGCAATTACGAAATTTTCACTTCTGACTTAGAGACGATGGATGAAATCCTCACAGCCAAGGACAATTCCCTAATTGACAATCCTAATTTTAAAGATAGTATCGCTGCTATTCCGCAACCGAACCAAGGCTATATCTATCTTGACTGGACAAAGAGCCAGAATCTGTTAGAGCGTCAGCTACCTGCTCTAAAACTGCTGGAAGTATTCGGTAGACCATTTTTTGAAAATTTGCGATCGCTCACAGCCAGCAGTTATAGCATTGATACAGGATTACTAAAAGGCGGTGTCTTTTTCCAACTCCATGACTCGTGA
- the cysE gene encoding serine O-acetyltransferase: MLSTLRADFRIIFERDPAARNWLEVLFCYPGLQALLFHRLAHWLHCIGIPFFPRLISHIARFLTGIEIHPGATIGYGVFIDHGMGVVIGETAIVGDYALIYQGVTLGGTGKQSGKRHPTLGENVVVGAGAKVLGNLQIGNNVRIGAGSVVLRDVPSNCTVVGVPGRIIYRSGVRVAPLEHNNLPDSEAEVIRVLVDRIEVLEEQIQALQQLGSSTKTPVFAGNLAAKEDDSPQDTPRCHLRDKAIQEFLDGAGI, translated from the coding sequence GTGCTATCTACTTTGCGTGCTGATTTCCGCATTATCTTTGAACGTGACCCAGCCGCCCGTAATTGGTTGGAAGTTTTGTTTTGTTACCCCGGTTTGCAAGCCCTGCTATTCCATCGGCTAGCTCACTGGTTACATTGTATTGGTATTCCCTTTTTCCCTCGCCTAATTTCTCACATAGCTCGATTTTTGACCGGAATTGAAATTCACCCAGGTGCAACAATCGGTTATGGTGTGTTCATCGACCACGGAATGGGCGTAGTAATTGGTGAAACTGCGATCGTGGGCGACTATGCCCTGATTTATCAAGGTGTCACTCTCGGAGGGACTGGGAAACAAAGCGGCAAGCGACATCCTACTTTAGGTGAAAATGTCGTGGTCGGAGCTGGCGCGAAGGTATTGGGCAATCTCCAAATTGGTAACAATGTCCGCATTGGTGCTGGGTCAGTTGTTTTGCGGGACGTTCCTTCTAATTGCACAGTGGTAGGCGTACCCGGTCGCATTATCTATCGTTCTGGAGTCCGGGTTGCTCCTTTAGAACACAACAACTTACCAGATTCGGAAGCTGAAGTTATTCGCGTTTTAGTTGACCGGATCGAGGTGCTGGAAGAACAAATACAAGCACTTCAGCAACTTGGTTCTTCTACAAAAACTCCTGTATTCGCGGGTAATTTAGCTGCTAAAGAGGATGATTCACCACAAGATACTCCTCGGTGCCATCTCAGAGATAAGGCAATACAGGAGTTTTTAGATGGTGCTGGCATCTAA
- a CDS encoding Npun_F5749 family FMN-dependent PPOX-type flavoprotein produces MSLAPWRSAIAHALHRNRSLVYARYLQLATVQTNGRPANRTLVFRGFLEDTNQLKFITDTRSAKVDQIQQQSWAEVCWYFPNTREQFRIAGCLTLVDGDNSHPELQPARINIWQEISDAARLQFAWPDPGKPRVQEPEAFAPPSPDSAQPVPNFSLLLLDPDEVDHLELRGEPQNRWLYSRDKDQSWSTQAINP; encoded by the coding sequence ATGTCTCTTGCTCCTTGGCGAAGTGCGATCGCCCATGCTCTCCATCGAAATCGCAGCCTTGTTTACGCCCGCTACCTGCAACTAGCAACAGTGCAGACAAACGGTCGTCCTGCTAATCGTACCCTCGTCTTTCGTGGTTTTCTAGAAGATACTAACCAGCTAAAATTCATCACCGATACCCGAAGCGCCAAAGTTGACCAGATACAACAGCAATCTTGGGCAGAAGTTTGCTGGTATTTCCCCAATACACGCGAACAATTTCGCATAGCTGGCTGTTTAACCTTAGTAGACGGTGATAATTCTCACCCAGAACTACAGCCTGCCCGTATAAATATATGGCAAGAAATCAGTGATGCGGCGCGTTTACAGTTTGCTTGGCCTGATCCTGGTAAACCCAGAGTTCAAGAACCAGAAGCCTTTGCACCACCATCACCCGATTCCGCCCAGCCAGTGCCTAACTTTTCCCTACTACTACTCGATCCAGACGAGGTAGATCATTTAGAGTTGCGCGGCGAACCACAAAATCGATGGCTCTACAGCCGCGACAAAGACCAAAGTTGGTCTACCCAAGCAATTAATCCATGA